The Flavobacteriales bacterium genome contains a region encoding:
- the thiS gene encoding sulfur carrier protein ThiS — MESGQALIDLLVGYKLNDQKGCAVAVNQEVIPRDKWGDKELNHKDEILVIKATQGG, encoded by the coding sequence ATGGAATCAGGGCAGGCTTTGATTGATCTTCTTGTTGGATATAAACTAAATGATCAAAAAGGATGTGCCGTTGCCGTTAATCAGGAGGTGATTCCACGAGATAAATGGGGCGATAAAGAGCTGAATCATAAAGATGAAATACTCGTTATTAAAGCCACGCAAGGCGGATGA